The Xanthomonas sp. DAR 34887 genome has a segment encoding these proteins:
- a CDS encoding BPSL0761 family protein — protein sequence MTTPEESTRHLFQAGAFLVELALDDRLPVEVRREAARLTRHYPTPGCTLAVTPSAIGHFLPQPEPGWLEGYRYGPLTMGLSDRVSRLYYNLGDLPTKSQSSSTRRTPRDK from the coding sequence ATGACGACACCCGAAGAAAGTACGCGCCACCTCTTTCAGGCCGGCGCCTTCCTGGTTGAGCTAGCGCTTGATGATCGCTTGCCTGTTGAGGTGCGCCGCGAAGCGGCCCGGCTGACACGTCACTACCCCACGCCAGGGTGCACTCTTGCCGTTACTCCGTCGGCCATCGGACACTTCCTGCCGCAGCCTGAGCCTGGCTGGCTTGAAGGCTATCGGTACGGGCCGTTGACCATGGGGCTCAGCGACAGGGTCTCTAGGCTGTATTACAACCTTGGCGACTTGCCGACCAAGAGCCAATCCAGCTCAACCAGACGCACACCAAGAGACAAATAG